The following proteins are encoded in a genomic region of Pseudomonadota bacterium:
- a CDS encoding 4Fe-4S ferredoxin translates to MCEFCTKHGDGKVWFKNAANYANDLMADLNRRKYIRDFFTNTIEEGIVTIGRLETIYQKKKRLPDRLVRQMVGKAEEEHFGQVVTMEDIREIVGRAATVVRMPCACRWAALKKENRCCYSVSYTPETWYQDLDMGYFGKAPDMGLESLSPEAAISQMQALEKDGAVHTIWTMITPFIGAICNCQPGDCLGLRTLAIDVETM, encoded by the coding sequence ATGTGTGAATTTTGTACCAAGCATGGCGATGGCAAGGTCTGGTTTAAGAATGCGGCAAATTATGCCAATGACCTGATGGCCGATCTTAATCGTCGCAAGTATATCAGAGATTTTTTCACTAACACCATTGAAGAAGGGATCGTCACCATCGGGCGGCTGGAAACCATCTATCAAAAAAAGAAACGTCTGCCGGATCGCCTGGTACGCCAGATGGTAGGCAAGGCCGAAGAGGAGCATTTCGGCCAGGTGGTGACCATGGAGGATATCAGGGAAATTGTCGGACGGGCGGCAACAGTGGTCAGGATGCCCTGCGCCTGTCGCTGGGCGGCGCTGAAGAAAGAGAATCGCTGCTGCTACAGTGTCAGCTATACCCCTGAAACCTGGTATCAGGATCTGGATATGGGTTATTTCGGCAAGGCGCCGGACATGGGCCTTGAGAGCCTCAGCCCGGAGGCGGCAATCAGCCAGATGCAGGCCCTGGAAAAAGACGGCGCAGTGCACACGATCTGGACGATGATCACCCCCTTTATCGGCGCCATCTGTAATTGTCAGCCCGGCGACTGTCTCGGGCTGCGCACCCTTGCCATTGATGTTGAGACCATGT
- a CDS encoding translation initiation factor Sui1, with protein MKNSVLVYSTDRGRICSGCGHPAGQCCCSKKSLPAGDGIVRISRETKGRKGSGVSLISGLSLDKDGLKELAGQLKRKCGSGGSIKNGVIEIQGDHRDVLMEMLVKQGFKVKLAGG; from the coding sequence ATAAAAAACAGTGTTCTGGTTTACTCCACCGACCGGGGTCGGATCTGTTCCGGTTGCGGCCATCCGGCCGGGCAATGCTGCTGCAGCAAGAAGAGCCTCCCTGCGGGTGACGGGATTGTCAGAATCAGTCGTGAAACCAAAGGGCGTAAGGGCAGCGGGGTATCGTTGATTTCCGGTCTGTCATTGGATAAGGACGGACTCAAGGAACTGGCCGGACAACTCAAACGGAAATGCGGTTCCGGCGGCTCGATCAAAAACGGCGTGATCGAGATTCAGGGCGATCATCGCGATGTCTTAATGGAAATGCTGGTAAAGCAAGGGTTCAAGGTTAAACTCGCAGGAGGCTGA
- a CDS encoding TM2 domain-containing protein encodes MNTHSAVIGYLLWIFGFIGAHRFYFGRPISGTIYFFTLGLLFIGWIVDLFLIPSMNRKADIAYTAGIIDYNIAWILLTFLGVFGVHRFYLGKWVTGLIYLFTGGLFLVGIIYDFWTINEQISEINRTQ; translated from the coding sequence ATGAACACACATAGTGCGGTAATAGGGTATCTGCTCTGGATTTTCGGATTCATCGGGGCGCACCGCTTTTATTTTGGACGGCCGATCAGCGGCACCATTTATTTTTTTACACTGGGGCTTTTATTCATCGGCTGGATTGTTGACCTGTTCCTGATCCCATCGATGAACAGAAAAGCGGACATTGCCTATACAGCAGGGATCATTGATTATAATATCGCCTGGATACTGCTTACCTTTCTGGGGGTTTTCGGCGTACACCGGTTTTATCTCGGCAAGTGGGTGACCGGACTCATCTATCTGTTCACCGGCGGTTTGTTTCTCGTTGGGATTATTTATGATTTCTGGACGATCAATGAACAGATCAGTGAAATAAACAGGACTCAATAA
- a CDS encoding aldo/keto reductase yields the protein MDFHQKRTLGRTGLRAGRLGISSSFGAPAAAYEEAFERGCNYFTWGTFIRGRSKPMADAVRNIVAQGKRDQLILSMLTYAHQSTLTTFFLERGLKTLKTDYTDVLLLGYFPKRPPQKVIDGALQLKERGLVRHLGITSHNRRLFVELAREDIFDVFHFRYSPAHPGAEVDIFPHLPEENRSGMVSFTATDWGNLLKKGKMPAGEKPLTAAECYGFVLANPGVDVCMMGAKNRQQMQENLALLDRGSLEEEEIERIRRIGRYVHG from the coding sequence ATGGATTTTCATCAGAAGAGAACACTTGGCAGGACCGGGCTTAGAGCCGGCAGGCTGGGGATCTCATCGAGTTTCGGCGCTCCGGCTGCAGCCTATGAAGAGGCCTTTGAGCGGGGCTGCAATTATTTTACCTGGGGCACCTTTATCCGGGGTCGATCTAAACCCATGGCCGATGCGGTCAGAAATATTGTTGCACAGGGAAAGCGTGATCAACTCATTTTGTCCATGCTCACCTATGCACATCAATCGACGCTTACGACGTTTTTTCTTGAGCGCGGCCTCAAGACCCTGAAAACCGATTATACCGATGTTCTGCTTCTCGGTTATTTTCCGAAACGGCCGCCCCAGAAAGTCATTGACGGCGCTTTGCAACTTAAAGAGCGGGGACTGGTGCGCCATCTGGGAATCACCAGCCATAACCGCAGGCTCTTTGTGGAACTCGCCAGGGAAGATATTTTCGATGTCTTTCATTTCCGTTACAGCCCGGCGCATCCCGGTGCGGAGGTTGATATCTTTCCGCACCTGCCTGAAGAAAACCGGTCGGGGATGGTTTCTTTCACTGCCACGGACTGGGGTAATCTTCTTAAAAAGGGCAAGATGCCTGCAGGGGAAAAACCTCTGACCGCAGCGGAATGCTATGGGTTCGTCCTGGCAAATCCAGGGGTTGATGTCTGCATGATGGGTGCGAAAAACCGGCAGCAGATGCAGGAAAATCTGGCGCTTCTGGACCGCGGGTCGTTAGAAGAAGAGGAAATTGAACGGATTCGAAGAATCGGCAGGTATGTTCATGGGTGA